From the Methanomicrobiales archaeon genome, the window AACTCTCCTCGCTGACTACGCTTCTGCTTTCGTGCATGTTGACATCTCCTCTCGATCGACAATCTTCCACTTTCCACGGCGTTCCATGATCTCGCCGATACCCGCGTACATCGGGTCTCTCTCCAGGGCCTCCACCGCATCGCGGGGGACGCGCTTCGGTTGGTTCATACTTTCGCTTCCTCCGGCACATCGTCTATACTCGTCACGCCATACTGCGCACCGAGCGTCCGGATTGCGGTGCGAAGGGCATCGCTGTCGGACATAAAAATGCCCTTGTCGACGAGTTTTTGCAAGATTTTCCTGTCTCCAGCGGAGAGCTGGACAGTAAATCTTGTCACTTCATCTTTTGCCATATGAGACAATAATCTCATAGTTGTCTCATAATATAAATCTACCGATAGTAGTCAGAAAGTGATAATATAATAATCAGATAATAATCATATTATAGCTGAAAATAAGCTAGACGTCGTAGTAGACCCAAAAGTCAAAGCAAAGATTCAGGAACTCGTGGATGCTGGAGAATATGCATCATTATCTGAGTTCTTGAGACAGGCCGTATTCCACGAGTTGCATGCTCAGGAGTTCAAACAAACCCAAAAAGATGCCTTGAAAGAATTGCTCTTCTCCGATGAAGGCAGGGAAATTATCCGGATCGTCATGGAGCAGGAGCATGCGTATCATGCCCCCGGGGAGGAGAAGGAAAAAGGCAGGAAGTAACTTTCGCACCGCTCACGCCGAAGCCATAAGTATTGCGTTGACCCACATCTCCCTATGGATGATAGGCGCTCCCCTGCATGCTTGCTCAAGGACGAAGAGGTCATCGTCTGGATCCGGCAGGTTATCCGGGATATCCTGCAGGAGAGGGAAGCGATAAAACCAACCGAATAAATCTATTTTTATAAAAATAATTAATTCTGTTCGCCCCTCTTCTTCAGCGCCTCCGCGATCCGCCGGTCGATGAGATCCTGCAGCGCTTCCGGATCGTTCACGACATCCTGTTTCAGCTCGCCCTCCTCTGCCACCGCCTCATCCGACAGGCCACGCCCGCAGACATCGCAAAACCGGGCCTGTGGCCGGTTGGGCGTATGGCAGTTCGGGCACG encodes:
- a CDS encoding ribbon-helix-helix protein, CopG family, which gives rise to MAENKLDVVVDPKVKAKIQELVDAGEYASLSEFLRQAVFHELHAQEFKQTQKDALKELLFSDEGREIIRIVMEQEHAYHAPGEEKEKGRK